A stretch of Cucumis sativus cultivar 9930 chromosome 2, Cucumber_9930_V3, whole genome shotgun sequence DNA encodes these proteins:
- the LOC105434699 gene encoding benzyl alcohol O-benzoyltransferase: METMQTIDFSFQVRKCKPELIAPANPTPYEFKQLSDMDDQQSLRFHMPLVNIYHHNPSLEGRDPVKVIKEAIGKALVFYYPLAGRLREGPGRKLFVECTGEGILFIEADADVSLEQFKDTLPYSLSSMEINIIHNALNYEGVLNSPLLLIQVTRLKCGGFIFGLHLNHTMADGLGIAQFIKATAEIARGAFAPSILPVWQRALLTARDPPRITFRHYEYDQVVDTKSTLIPVNNMIDQLFFFSQHQISTLCQTLPAHLHDCSSFEVFAAYVWRLRTIALQFKPEEEVRFLCVVNIRSKIDIPLGYYGNAVVVPAVITTVAKLCGNPLGYAIDLIRKAKAKATAEYIKSTVDLMVIKGRPGFTTVGSFIMSDLTRIGFENVDFGWEKAIFGGPITGGSGIIRGMASSCIPFMNRNGEKGIVITLCLPLPAMERFRENFHASFQVK, encoded by the exons atggaaaCAATGCAAACCATcgacttttcttttcaagtacGAAAATGCAAACCAGAATTGATTGCACCAGCAAATCCTACACCCTACGAATTTAAACAACTTTCTGATATGGATGATCAACAAAGCTTAAGATTTCACATGCCATTGGTAAATATTTATCACCATAATCCAAGTTTGGAGGGACGAGATCCAGTGAAG GTAATAAAGGAGGCAATTGGGAAGGCATTGGTGTTTTACTATCCTTTAGCAGGAAGATTGAGAGAAGGGCCAGGTAGAAAGCTTTTTGTAGAATGTACAGGTGAAGGAATCTTGTTCATTGAAGCGGATGCAGATGTTAGCTTAGAACAATTTAAGGATACTCTTCCATATTCACTTTCAAGTATGGAGATCAACATTATACATAACGCTTTAAATTATGAGGGAGTCCTTAATTCTCCATTATTGCTCATTCAG GTGACACGACTCAAGTGTGGAGGTTTCATCTTTGGTCTTCATTTGAATCATACTATGGCAGATGGTTTGGGCATTGCCCAATTCATAAAGGCTACAGCAGAGATAGCTCGTGGAGCTTTTGCTCCATCTATTTTACCAGTATGGCAAAGAGCTCTGTTAACCGCAAGAGACCCTCCCAGAATCACTTTTCGCCATTATGAATACGACCAAGTAGTCGACACGAAGAGCACCCTCATTCCAGTCAATAACATGATCGATCAATTATTCTTCTTTAGCCAACATCAAATCTCCACTCTTTGCCAAACTTTGCCTGCCCATCTTCACGATTGCTCCTCCTTCGAGGTCTTCGCTGCCTATGTTTGGCGCCTCCGTACCATAGCCCTTCAATTTAAACCAGAGGAGGAAGTGCGGTTTCTTTGCGTTGTGAATATACGCTCGAAGATCGACATACCATTAGGGTATTATGGTAACGCCGTAGTTGTTCCTGCAGTAATCACCACCGTTGCGAAGCTTTGTGGGAACCCACTTGGTTATGCTATAGACTTGATTAGGAAGGCTAAGGCTAAGGCGACGGCGGAGTACATAAAGTCTACGGTGGATCTTATGGTGATTAAAGGACGACCCGGTTTCACTACAGTTGGATCATTTATCATGTCAGACTTAACGAGAATTGGGTTCGAAAATGTGGACTTTGGATGGGAAAAGGCCATTTTTGGAGGACCTATAACCGGAGGGTCCGGAATTATAAGAGGTATGGCAAGCTCGTGTATACCTTTCATGAATAGAAATGGAGAAAAGGGAATTGTGATAACTTTATGCTTGCCTCTTCCAGCCATGGAAAGATTTAGGGAAAATTTCCATGCCTCATTTCAAGTGAAATAA
- the LOC101205621 gene encoding benzyl alcohol O-benzoyltransferase, translating to MASSLVFQVQRSQPQLIPPSDPTPHEFKQLSDIDDQEGLRFQIPVIQFYRHDPRMAGTDPARVIKEAIAKALVFYYPFAGRLREGPGRKLFVECTGEGVLFTEADADVSLEQFGDALQPPFPCLEELLFDVPNSSGVLDCPLLLIQVTRLKCGGFILALRLNHTMSDASGLVQFMMAVGEMARGATAPSVRPVWQRALLNARDPPKVTCHHREYDEVVDTKGTIIPLDDMAHRSFFFGPSEIAAIRNALPSHLRQCSSFEVLTACLWRFRTISLQPDPEEEVRVLCIVNSRSKFNPPLPTGYYGNAFAFPVALTTAGKLCQNPLGYALELVRKAKADVTEEYMKSVADLMMIKGRPHFTVVRSYLVSDVTRAGFEDVDFGWGKATYGGPAKGGVGAIPGVASFYIPFKNKKEERGILVPLCLPAPAMERFVKELDALLKAEKSIDRVENQKPLFIASAL from the coding sequence ATGGCTTCTTCTCTTGTCTTTCAAGTTCAAAGATCCCAACCTCAACTAATTCCTCCATCAGACCCTACTCCTCATGAGTTCAAGCAACTCTCTGATATTGATGACCAAGAAGGCCTTCGCTTTCAAATCCCTGTTATTCAATTCTACCGTCACGATCCGAGAATGGCTGGGACTGACCCTGCAAGGGTTATAAAGGAAGCCATTGCCAAGGCCTTGGTGTTTTATTATCCCTTTGCCGGTCGGCTTAGGGAAGGACCCGGACGGAAGCTTTTTGTTGAATGCACGGGAGAAGGTGTTTTGTTTACTGAAGCGGATGCGGATGTTAGTTTGGAACAATTTGGCGATGCACTTCAGCCTCCGTTTCCTTGTTTGGAAGAGCTTCTTTTCGATGTTCCGAACTCTAGCGGGGTTCTTGATTGTCCGTTATTGCTCATCCAGGTTACGAGACTCAAGTGTGGTGGTTTTATCTTGGCTCTTCGTTTGAATCATACCATGAGTGATGCTTCTGGTCTTGTTCAATTCATGATGGCTGTTGGTGAGATGGCTCGTGGAGCAACTGCTCCCTCGGTTCGTCCTGTTTGGCAAAGGGCTCTCTTAAATGCACGGGATCCGCCAAAAGTTACATGTCATCATCGCGAGTACGATGAAGTTGTCGATACCAAAGGCACTATCATCCCGCTTGACGACATGGCACATAGGTCCTTTTTCTTTGGCCCATCCGAGATCGCAGCTATTCGTAATGCCTTACCTAGCCACCTTCGTCAGTGCTCTTCCTTTGAGGTCCTCACTGCTTGCCTCTGGCGCTTCCGCACTATATCTCTCCAGCCCGATCCGGAAGAGGAAGTGCGAGTACTCTGCATCGTCAACTCTCGCTCCAAGTTCAACCCTCCATTGCCAACCGGATATTACGGTAACGCGTTTGCTTTTCCAGTAGCACTCACAACTGCAGGGAAGCTTTGTCAAAACCCATTAGGGTATGCTTTGGAATTAGTCCGAAAGGCTAAGGCGGACGTGACGGAGGAGTACATGAAGTCAGTGGCAGACCTTATGATGATAAAAGGAAGGCCTCATTTCACTGTGGTGAGGTCGTACCTTGTGTCAGACGTGACAAGAGCGGGGTTCGAGGATGTAGACTTCGGGTGGGGAAAGGCTACGTATGGAGGACCGGCCAAAGGAGGCGTAGGAGCAATCCCAGGCGTGGCGAGCTTCTATATACCAttcaaaaacaagaaagaagagagaggaaTTTTGGTGCCTCTATGTTTGCCTGCTCCAGCTATGGAAAGATTTGTGAAAGAACTTGATGCTTTGTTGAAGGCAGAAAAAAGCATTGATAGAGTTGAAAATCAGAAGCCATTGTTCATTGCATCTGCTCTATAA